The proteins below come from a single Tachypleus tridentatus isolate NWPU-2018 chromosome 13, ASM421037v1, whole genome shotgun sequence genomic window:
- the LOC143237555 gene encoding IQ motif and SEC7 domain-containing protein 1-like isoform X1, producing the protein MDCCYQELTNSGKEKDNFFDASQQWIPKGKSGCTMTTVTVVSVYPKVIFFYVADNEHRSSTYIDPVNNLSGTFVEQNCEEYCGAEDITTPTSHHKMSDLQRKGQYRVGLNFNKKPEKGISYLIQNNFLKGTVKAVPRFLISKKGLCKQSTGEYLRNLQNGFNSTVLK; encoded by the exons ATGGACTGTTGTTATCAAGAGCTCACTAATTCCGGGAAAGAGAAGGACAACTTTTTCGACGCGTCACAACAATGGATTCCAAAGGGAAAGTCTGGATGTACAATGACGACCGTAACTGTCGTTTCTGTGTATCCGAAggtgatatttttttatgtagcAGATAACGAGCACCGTTCTTCCACCTATATAGATCCAGTAAACAATTTATCTGGCACCTTTGTGGAACAAAACTGCGAGGAATATTGTGGAGCTGAAGATATTACCACACCAACATCACATCATAAG ATGTCAGATCTTCAGAGAAAAGGCCAATACAGAGTGGGTTTGAACTTCAACAAAAAACCAGAAAAGGGGATTTCTTACCTTATACAAAACAATTTCTTAAAAGGAACAGTCAAGGCTGTACCACGATTTTTGATTTCCAAGAAAGGACTCTGTAAACAGAGCACTGGAGAATATCTGAGAAACTTACAAAATGGTTTCAACTCAACTGTGTTAAAGTAA
- the LOC143237555 gene encoding uncharacterized protein LOC143237555 isoform X2: MDCCYQELTNSGKEKDNFFDASQQWIPKGKSGCTMTTVTVVSVYPKVIFFYVADNEHRSSTYIDPVNNLSGTFVEQNCEEYCGAEDITTPTSHHKLNTDLHTLNMKANIRMKVKDFIKKPEGS, from the exons ATGGACTGTTGTTATCAAGAGCTCACTAATTCCGGGAAAGAGAAGGACAACTTTTTCGACGCGTCACAACAATGGATTCCAAAGGGAAAGTCTGGATGTACAATGACGACCGTAACTGTCGTTTCTGTGTATCCGAAggtgatatttttttatgtagcAGATAACGAGCACCGTTCTTCCACCTATATAGATCCAGTAAACAATTTATCTGGCACCTTTGTGGAACAAAACTGCGAGGAATATTGTGGAGCTGAAGATATTACCACACCAACATCACATCATAAG CTTAATACAGATCTGCATACCCTGAACATGAAGGCTAACATAAGGATGAAGGTGAAAGACTTCATAAAAAAACCTGAGGG AAGTTAG
- the LOC143237555 gene encoding uncharacterized protein LOC143237555 isoform X3, whose product MDCCYQELTNSGKEKDNFFDASQQWIPKGKSGCTMTTVTVVSVYPKVIFFYVADNEHRSSTYIDPVNNLSGTFVEQNCEEYCGAEDITTPTSHHKKLAQPHRRLVSPC is encoded by the exons ATGGACTGTTGTTATCAAGAGCTCACTAATTCCGGGAAAGAGAAGGACAACTTTTTCGACGCGTCACAACAATGGATTCCAAAGGGAAAGTCTGGATGTACAATGACGACCGTAACTGTCGTTTCTGTGTATCCGAAggtgatatttttttatgtagcAGATAACGAGCACCGTTCTTCCACCTATATAGATCCAGTAAACAATTTATCTGGCACCTTTGTGGAACAAAACTGCGAGGAATATTGTGGAGCTGAAGATATTACCACACCAACATCACATCATAAG AAGTTAGCCCAGCCTCACAGAAGACTGGTCTCTCCTTGCTAA